One stretch of Streptomyces sp. A2-16 DNA includes these proteins:
- a CDS encoding SGNH/GDSL hydrolase family protein, protein MRRSRFAAYVGSLLLALAAVLTGTGTAHAAEGPYVALGDSYSSGVGSAGYIGSSGDCKRSTKAYPYLWAAANSPSSFAFTACSGARTGDVLANQLTPLSSATALVSISIGGNDAGFADVMTTCVLQSDSSCLSRINTAKAYVDSTLPGQLDNVYSAISSRAPNAHVVVLGYPRFYKLGTTCLGLSETKRKAINGAADYLDTAIAKRAANHGFTWADVRGTFTGHELCSGSAWLHSLNLLNIGESYHPTAAGQSGGYLPALNSAA, encoded by the coding sequence ATGAGACGTTCCCGATTTGCCGCGTACGTCGGCTCGCTCCTCCTCGCCCTCGCCGCCGTCCTCACCGGGACAGGCACCGCCCACGCCGCCGAAGGCCCCTACGTGGCCCTGGGCGACTCGTATTCCTCGGGCGTCGGCTCGGCCGGCTACATCGGTTCAAGCGGCGACTGCAAGCGCAGCACGAAGGCCTACCCCTACCTCTGGGCGGCCGCCAACTCACCCTCGTCGTTCGCGTTCACGGCTTGCTCGGGCGCTCGTACGGGTGATGTTCTGGCGAACCAGCTGACCCCGCTCAGCTCCGCCACCGCTCTCGTCTCCATCAGCATCGGAGGCAACGACGCCGGCTTCGCCGACGTCATGACCACCTGTGTGCTCCAGTCCGACAGCTCCTGCCTGTCCCGGATCAACACCGCGAAGGCGTACGTCGACTCCACCCTCCCGGGCCAACTCGACAACGTCTACTCGGCGATCAGCAGCAGGGCCCCCAACGCCCATGTGGTCGTCCTCGGTTACCCCCGCTTCTACAAGCTCGGCACCACCTGCCTCGGTCTCTCCGAGACCAAGCGGAAGGCGATCAACGGTGCCGCCGACTACCTCGACACCGCGATCGCCAAGCGCGCCGCGAACCACGGCTTCACCTGGGCCGACGTCCGCGGCACCTTCACCGGCCACGAACTGTGCTCCGGCAGCGCCTGGCTGCACAGCCTCAACCTGCTCAACATCGGCGAGTCCTACCACCCGACCGCGGCCGGCCAGTCCGGCGGCTACCTCCCGGCCCTGAACAGCGCGGCCTGA
- a CDS encoding S8 family peptidase codes for MAQLRSKKLRFAATTILATTALVGGLTALPATAAPAEGRVLAAGSPTAVKDSYIVTLKKNAGFTSSSSKGKGLIKEYGGTVGKTFRSALNGYTATLSATEARRLAADPSVASVEQDQTVRLADTTQSSAPWGLDRIDQTALPLSGTYTYPDTAGSGVTAYVIDTGVRITHSQISGRASYGYDAVDGDTTASDGNGHGTHVATTIAGSTYGVAKKAKVVAVRVLDNAGSGTTAGVIAGIDWVTANHSGPSVANMSLGGGASTTLDTAVRNSIASGVTYAVAAGNSSANASSYSPARVTEAITVGATTSTDARASYSNYGSVLDIFAPGSSITAGWYTSDTATNTISGTSMATPHVAGAAAVYLAGHTSATPAQVATALVGGATSNAVTSPGTGSPNKLLKLVP; via the coding sequence ATGGCACAACTGCGTAGCAAGAAGCTCCGGTTCGCCGCGACAACCATCCTGGCGACCACCGCCCTCGTCGGCGGACTCACCGCTCTGCCCGCCACGGCCGCCCCGGCCGAGGGCAGGGTCCTCGCCGCCGGCTCCCCCACGGCCGTCAAGGACAGCTACATCGTCACCCTGAAGAAGAACGCGGGCTTCACGTCCTCGTCCAGCAAGGGCAAGGGGCTCATCAAGGAGTACGGCGGGACGGTCGGGAAGACCTTCCGTTCCGCGCTCAACGGCTACACCGCCACGCTCTCCGCGACCGAGGCGAGGAGACTCGCCGCGGACCCGTCGGTGGCCTCCGTGGAGCAGGACCAGACCGTCCGACTGGCCGACACCACGCAGTCCAGCGCCCCTTGGGGCCTGGACCGCATAGACCAGACCGCCCTCCCGCTCTCCGGCACGTACACCTACCCCGACACCGCGGGCAGCGGCGTCACGGCGTACGTCATCGACACCGGCGTCCGCATCACCCACAGCCAGATCAGCGGCCGCGCCTCCTACGGCTACGACGCCGTCGACGGCGACACCACCGCCTCCGACGGCAACGGCCACGGCACCCATGTGGCCACCACGATCGCGGGCTCCACCTACGGCGTCGCCAAGAAGGCGAAGGTCGTGGCGGTGCGCGTGCTCGACAACGCCGGCTCCGGCACCACCGCGGGCGTCATCGCGGGCATCGACTGGGTCACCGCCAACCACTCCGGTCCCTCGGTCGCCAACATGTCGCTCGGCGGCGGCGCGTCCACCACCCTGGACACCGCGGTCAGGAACTCCATCGCGAGCGGCGTCACCTACGCCGTCGCGGCCGGCAACAGCAGCGCCAACGCCTCCTCCTACTCCCCGGCCCGCGTCACCGAGGCGATCACCGTCGGCGCCACCACCAGCACCGACGCCCGGGCCAGTTACTCCAACTACGGCTCGGTCCTGGACATCTTCGCGCCCGGCTCCTCGATCACGGCGGGCTGGTACACCAGCGACACCGCGACCAACACCATCTCCGGTACGTCGATGGCGACCCCGCACGTCGCGGGCGCGGCCGCGGTCTACCTCGCCGGCCACACCTCGGCCACCCCGGCGCAGGTCGCCACGGCCCTGGTGGGCGGGGCCACGTCGAACGCGGTCACCAGCCCCGGCACCGGCTCGCCCAACAAGCTCCTGAAGCTCGTCCCGTAG
- a CDS encoding GNAT family N-acetyltransferase: protein MDISVYRPGELSAADRVAWTALQSKAHLQGSPGLANPFLSPEFALAVGRCRRGVRIAVVREQGEPAAFLPFQRTAVGVGRAVGLGISDAQGLVHRPGFTWDARELLRACGLAVWEFDHLVEGQGPFEEAASARFASPVMDVDQGYETYLAGLRERSPKFTRTTLAKERRLARTAGEVRYVHDERDPAALRTLMGWKSAQYRRTGRSDRFAHEWITRLVEQLFHTRSEPFAGILSVLYAGGKPVAAHFGLRTERVLACWFPAYDPQYAKYSPGLILHLRMAEAAAADGVAYLDLGRGQKEYKDSLKTRELTVSEGWVTRRHPVAVGHRVRRVPVRALRNAVVARPELFAPADRLLKKAGKIRSGVTVTVKPTKT from the coding sequence GTGGACATCAGCGTGTACCGCCCCGGCGAGCTGAGCGCGGCCGACCGGGTGGCGTGGACGGCCCTGCAGTCCAAGGCGCATCTCCAGGGTTCACCGGGGCTCGCGAACCCTTTCCTGTCCCCCGAGTTCGCGCTCGCGGTGGGCCGGTGCAGGCGGGGTGTGCGGATCGCCGTCGTACGGGAGCAGGGCGAGCCCGCCGCGTTCCTCCCCTTCCAGCGGACCGCCGTGGGTGTCGGCCGGGCCGTCGGCCTCGGCATCTCGGACGCCCAGGGACTGGTGCACCGGCCCGGATTCACCTGGGACGCGCGGGAGTTGCTGCGCGCCTGCGGGCTCGCCGTCTGGGAGTTCGATCATCTGGTGGAGGGTCAGGGGCCGTTCGAGGAGGCGGCCTCAGCCCGGTTCGCCTCCCCGGTCATGGACGTCGACCAGGGGTACGAGACCTATCTGGCCGGACTGCGGGAGCGCTCACCGAAGTTCACCCGCACCACGCTCGCCAAGGAGCGCCGGCTGGCCCGCACGGCGGGCGAGGTGCGCTACGTCCACGACGAGCGCGACCCGGCCGCCCTGCGCACCCTGATGGGCTGGAAGTCCGCCCAGTACCGCAGGACCGGTCGCAGCGACCGCTTCGCGCACGAGTGGATCACCCGGCTGGTGGAGCAGCTGTTCCACACCCGCTCCGAGCCGTTCGCCGGGATCCTCTCGGTGCTGTACGCCGGCGGGAAGCCGGTCGCCGCCCACTTCGGGCTGCGCACCGAACGCGTCCTCGCGTGCTGGTTCCCGGCGTACGACCCGCAGTACGCGAAGTACTCCCCGGGCCTGATCCTGCATCTGCGCATGGCCGAGGCGGCCGCCGCCGACGGCGTCGCGTACCTCGATCTGGGCCGGGGACAGAAGGAGTACAAGGACTCCCTGAAGACACGGGAACTGACCGTGTCGGAGGGGTGGGTGACCCGCCGGCACCCGGTCGCGGTCGGACACCGCGTCCGCCGGGTTCCGGTGCGGGCACTGCGCAACGCCGTAGTGGCACGACCGGAGCTGTTCGCACCCGCCGACAGGCTGTTGAAGAAAGCGGGAAAGATCCGCTCCGGCGTGACTGTAACGGTCAAACCAACAAAAACGTGA
- a CDS encoding glycosyltransferase family 2 protein produces MSSVLRPAAAGQDVPTASQYRPISTHLAIAPPVSVVIPAMNEAENLPYVFKTLPDWIHEVVLVDGNSTDDTVAVARELWPEVKVVKQHGKGKGDALITGFEACTGDIVVMIDADGSADGNEIVSYVSALVSGADFAKGSRFANGGGTDDMTFIRKLGNWALCTIVNRKFGARYTDLCYGYNAFWRHCLDKIDLDCTGFEVETLMNIRVVKAGLKVQEIPSYEYLRIHGASNLRAVRDGFRVLKVILGERSNRRALRRRAHHSPLLDSRRGEVS; encoded by the coding sequence ATGAGTTCAGTTCTGCGCCCGGCGGCTGCGGGCCAGGATGTGCCGACAGCCAGCCAGTACCGGCCGATCTCCACTCATCTGGCCATTGCGCCACCGGTGAGTGTGGTCATACCCGCCATGAACGAGGCGGAGAACCTTCCGTACGTCTTCAAGACCCTGCCCGACTGGATCCACGAAGTGGTTCTGGTGGACGGCAACTCCACGGACGACACCGTCGCGGTGGCCCGTGAGCTGTGGCCCGAGGTCAAGGTCGTGAAGCAGCACGGCAAGGGCAAGGGGGATGCCCTGATCACCGGGTTCGAGGCCTGCACCGGTGACATCGTCGTCATGATCGACGCTGACGGCTCGGCCGACGGCAACGAAATCGTCTCCTACGTCTCCGCCCTGGTCTCGGGCGCGGACTTCGCCAAGGGGTCCCGCTTCGCCAACGGCGGCGGCACCGACGACATGACCTTCATCCGCAAGCTCGGCAACTGGGCGCTGTGCACCATCGTCAACCGCAAGTTCGGCGCCCGCTACACGGATCTCTGCTACGGCTACAACGCCTTCTGGCGGCACTGCCTCGACAAGATCGACCTCGACTGCACGGGCTTCGAGGTGGAGACCCTGATGAACATCCGGGTCGTCAAGGCGGGTCTGAAGGTGCAGGAGATACCGAGCTACGAGTACCTGCGCATCCACGGCGCCAGCAACCTGCGGGCGGTCCGGGACGGTTTCCGGGTGCTCAAGGTGATCCTCGGGGAGCGGTCCAACCGGCGTGCGCTGCGCCGCCGCGCCCACCACTCTCCGCTGCTCGACTCGCGCCGGGGAGAGGTGTCTTGA